The Microbacterium sp. KUDC0406 genome includes a window with the following:
- a CDS encoding arylsulfatase: MPASSNVVLICVDQWRGDCLSAAGHPIVRTPYLDALAARGVRFSNAYSATPTCVPARMALLTGLSQEHHRRVGYVDGVDFDIAETLPRSLAAGGYQTQAIGKMHYSPERVRIGFDDVILHDGYLHHSRRRERDARFYDDYLTWLRAQAGSSAVDDYLENGINCNSVVARPWDKPERLHPTNWVVTEAENWLYRRDPTRPFFLYLSFHRPHAPYDPPAWAFEQYLDAPAVEPPVGDWAGEFDHLRNDALPDANVAQYDARTAHRARAGYYGHISHIDAQINRFLEILAEFGVADDTYILFTSDHGDMLGDHHLWRKGYPYEGSARVPMILAGPTIDAQQVSDEIVELRDVMPTLLACAGVPVPEDVDGRDLGSAVARRDAAPWTGQPAPAGERPAAVPSAVLPDDEPHLHGEHIALGHSMQWIRTGRWKYVWLSASGAEQLFDLVADPHERHDLSADPVAASALQACRARLIADLRGRPEGFVEGDALVPGRPVQPVLARPHERVA; the protein is encoded by the coding sequence ATGCCCGCATCGTCGAACGTCGTCCTCATCTGCGTCGATCAGTGGCGGGGCGACTGTCTCTCCGCGGCCGGGCATCCGATCGTGCGCACGCCGTACCTCGATGCGCTCGCCGCGCGAGGTGTGCGGTTCTCGAACGCGTACTCGGCGACGCCGACCTGCGTGCCGGCACGGATGGCGCTGCTGACTGGGCTGTCGCAGGAGCATCACCGCCGGGTCGGATACGTCGACGGAGTCGACTTCGACATCGCCGAGACACTGCCGCGATCACTCGCCGCCGGCGGCTACCAGACCCAGGCCATCGGCAAGATGCACTACTCGCCGGAGCGGGTGCGGATCGGATTCGACGATGTCATCCTGCACGACGGCTATCTGCATCACTCCCGGCGACGCGAGAGGGATGCCCGGTTCTACGACGACTACCTGACCTGGCTGCGCGCGCAGGCGGGCTCGTCGGCCGTCGACGACTATCTGGAGAACGGGATCAACTGCAACTCCGTCGTCGCCCGGCCATGGGACAAGCCCGAGCGGCTGCATCCGACGAACTGGGTCGTGACCGAGGCGGAGAACTGGCTGTACCGTCGTGACCCCACCAGGCCGTTCTTCCTGTACCTGTCGTTCCACCGGCCGCACGCGCCCTACGATCCGCCCGCGTGGGCGTTCGAGCAGTACCTGGATGCTCCCGCGGTCGAGCCTCCCGTCGGTGACTGGGCAGGCGAGTTCGACCACCTGCGCAACGACGCCCTGCCCGACGCGAACGTCGCGCAATACGACGCGCGCACCGCGCACCGGGCGCGCGCCGGGTACTACGGCCACATCAGCCACATCGACGCGCAGATCAACCGGTTCCTCGAGATCCTCGCCGAGTTCGGCGTCGCCGACGACACCTACATCCTGTTCACCTCCGACCACGGCGACATGCTTGGCGACCACCACCTGTGGCGCAAGGGGTATCCGTATGAGGGGTCTGCGCGCGTGCCGATGATCCTCGCCGGGCCCACGATCGATGCGCAGCAGGTCAGCGACGAGATCGTCGAGCTGCGCGATGTGATGCCGACCCTGCTGGCCTGTGCGGGGGTTCCGGTGCCGGAGGATGTCGACGGGCGCGATCTCGGTTCCGCGGTCGCGCGGAGAGACGCGGCGCCATGGACCGGACAGCCGGCACCGGCCGGTGAACGGCCTGCGGCTGTGCCTTCCGCGGTACTGCCGGACGACGAGCCGCACCTACACGGCGAGCACATCGCTCTCGGGCACTCGATGCAGTGGATCCGCACGGGCCGCTGGAAGTACGTCTGGCTGTCCGCAAGCGGCGCCGAGCAGCTGTTCGACCTGGTCGCCGATCCGCACGAGCGGCACGATCTGTCGGCGGATCCTGTTGCGGCATCCGCTCTGCAGGCGTGCCGCGCGCGGCTGATCGCCGACCTGCGCGGCCGTCCCGAGGGGTTCGTCGAAGGCGACGCGCTGGTGCCGGGCCGCCCGGTGCAGCCGGTGCTCGCCCGGCCGCACGAGCGCGTC
- a CDS encoding amidohydrolase family protein encodes MRVVDSHLHLWDPEVLTYTWLEGDLDTAYAAEQLLDDQIEDVDEQVAIFVQSDPVERQAIDEVRWVDSIALEAGVVAIVAGARLDRGRRTVKHLDALAAFERVVGVRHLLQGEKDGFARSADFIEGARAVASRGWTFDACVRDRQIPDVTALAEAVPDLRIVLDHLGKPAVGTDDAPLRPSAEWRRDIADLARHPQVYVKLSGLPAEAGGHWDEDQLEPFLDVVAGAFGEDRLMWGSDWPVSAVHAATDGGEDFFMEGLRDDWCHTVADWAADRGFDSDKVLWANALAFYGIR; translated from the coding sequence ATGCGCGTCGTCGACTCCCATCTGCACCTCTGGGACCCCGAGGTCCTCACCTACACGTGGCTGGAAGGAGACCTCGACACCGCCTATGCCGCGGAACAGCTCCTTGACGACCAGATCGAGGACGTCGACGAGCAGGTCGCGATCTTCGTGCAGTCCGATCCCGTCGAGAGGCAGGCGATCGACGAGGTGCGCTGGGTGGACTCGATCGCCCTCGAGGCCGGCGTCGTCGCGATCGTCGCCGGCGCCCGGCTGGACCGCGGACGCAGGACCGTGAAGCACCTCGATGCCCTGGCCGCCTTCGAGCGTGTCGTCGGGGTGCGGCACCTGCTGCAGGGCGAGAAGGACGGGTTCGCCCGGTCCGCCGACTTCATCGAGGGCGCCCGCGCCGTGGCATCCCGGGGATGGACCTTCGACGCCTGCGTGCGCGACCGCCAGATCCCCGACGTGACGGCGCTCGCCGAGGCCGTGCCGGATCTGCGCATCGTGCTCGACCACCTCGGGAAGCCTGCCGTCGGAACCGATGACGCGCCACTGCGCCCGAGCGCCGAATGGCGCCGTGACATCGCCGACCTCGCGCGCCATCCGCAGGTGTACGTCAAGCTCTCCGGTCTGCCCGCTGAGGCCGGCGGGCACTGGGATGAGGACCAGCTGGAGCCCTTCCTGGACGTCGTGGCCGGCGCCTTCGGCGAGGACCGGCTGATGTGGGGGAGCGACTGGCCGGTGTCGGCTGTGCACGCCGCCACGGACGGTGGCGAGGACTTCTTCATGGAAGGCCTGCGGGACGACTGGTGCCACACGGTCGCCGACTGGGCCGCGGACCGGGGCTTCGACAGCGACAAGGTGCTCTGGGCCAACGCGCTGGCGTTCTACGGCATCCGCTGA
- a CDS encoding sugar-binding transcriptional regulator: MAERGRPRNVAGLEAAVVARRFYIMGKQKSEIADELGITRFKVARLLDDAREAGMVHISIDMPSEIDVELGELVAARWGIRRCLPVTTLGADEDATAIVAQAAAHHLDDILDQDDVVGLSWGRTLTETVSAMSMRTGADAVQLVGGIRVGQGTVGGAELVRRFASITGGAAHALNAPFLVGSAQMAATLRAEASLQDTVSRFGSLSLAVVGVGAWQPPRTAIIDEITAAERDALLASGACADICGVILDTDGRPLDSSLSARVVGASIEELRAIPQTIAVAAGVAKTAAVQAALRSGLVSTLVVDAVTARQLLAV, from the coding sequence ATGGCAGAACGCGGCAGGCCGAGAAACGTCGCCGGACTCGAGGCGGCCGTCGTCGCCAGGCGCTTCTACATCATGGGCAAGCAGAAGAGCGAGATCGCCGATGAGCTGGGCATCACCCGGTTCAAGGTGGCACGTCTTCTCGACGATGCGCGCGAGGCCGGCATGGTGCACATCTCGATCGACATGCCTTCGGAGATCGATGTCGAACTCGGCGAGCTGGTTGCCGCACGCTGGGGCATCCGCCGCTGCCTCCCCGTGACGACACTGGGCGCCGATGAGGACGCGACGGCGATCGTGGCTCAGGCGGCCGCACACCACCTCGACGACATCCTCGATCAGGACGACGTGGTCGGCCTCTCCTGGGGGCGTACCCTGACCGAGACCGTGAGCGCGATGAGCATGCGAACAGGCGCCGATGCCGTGCAGCTCGTCGGCGGCATCCGAGTTGGGCAGGGAACCGTCGGCGGCGCAGAGCTGGTGCGCCGGTTCGCCTCGATCACGGGTGGCGCCGCACACGCGCTGAACGCCCCGTTCCTGGTCGGTTCCGCGCAGATGGCTGCGACACTGCGCGCGGAGGCGAGCCTGCAGGACACAGTCTCGCGATTCGGCAGCCTGTCCCTCGCCGTGGTGGGAGTGGGCGCGTGGCAGCCACCGCGCACCGCGATCATCGACGAGATCACCGCGGCGGAACGGGACGCCCTGCTCGCCTCCGGCGCCTGCGCCGACATCTGCGGAGTGATCCTCGACACCGATGGCCGGCCGCTCGACTCGTCGCTGTCGGCTCGTGTCGTCGGCGCAAGCATCGAAGAACTGCGCGCCATCCCGCAGACGATCGCCGTCGCGGCCGGCGTGGCCAAGACGGCCGCGGTGCAGGCGGCGCTGCGCAGCGGACTCGTGTCGACACTGGTGGTCGACGCTGTCACAGCCAGGCAGCTCCTGGCCGTCTAG
- a CDS encoding FGGY-family carbohydrate kinase codes for MTALALGLDTPGSAAITLSSGGTVLVPLLPGSSVPSGHHRLAASEPRSQLGMGVVLAAGMATDWLAGVLGAQPSELLLAAADARMGPGLIALADLGGTRTPVVESRPQGAFAGLGFQHGREHMMRAMVESVAISLTDALVALESAAGTRAGRLVLSGGGTRFAVWRQAVADASGRTVVRSADLEHPALGAALAAARAEGTAIAFDANARVDGVIEPESDAVARLAEVRARREALVDAALPRTEEDHDQRRRSA; via the coding sequence ATGACCGCGCTCGCACTGGGTCTGGACACTCCTGGCAGCGCGGCGATCACGCTGAGTTCAGGAGGGACTGTGCTCGTGCCGCTCCTGCCCGGATCATCCGTGCCGTCCGGCCACCATCGGCTGGCGGCGTCGGAACCGCGCAGTCAGCTGGGAATGGGCGTGGTGCTCGCAGCCGGAATGGCGACGGACTGGCTGGCCGGGGTGCTCGGCGCTCAGCCGTCGGAACTCCTGCTCGCCGCAGCGGACGCGCGTATGGGGCCGGGGCTCATCGCGCTCGCCGATCTCGGCGGCACCCGCACTCCGGTGGTCGAGAGCAGGCCTCAGGGGGCGTTCGCAGGACTGGGCTTCCAGCACGGCAGGGAGCACATGATGCGGGCGATGGTCGAGAGCGTCGCGATTTCGCTGACCGACGCGCTCGTCGCGCTCGAATCCGCGGCCGGCACAAGAGCCGGGCGATTGGTGCTCTCCGGAGGCGGCACCCGATTCGCGGTCTGGCGCCAGGCCGTGGCCGACGCCTCGGGACGCACCGTGGTCCGCAGCGCGGATCTGGAGCATCCGGCACTCGGCGCTGCGCTCGCCGCAGCCCGCGCGGAGGGCACCGCGATCGCGTTCGACGCGAATGCGCGCGTGGACGGTGTCATCGAGCCCGAGAGTGACGCCGTCGCCCGGCTCGCCGAGGTGCGAGCTCGGCGCGAAGCCCTCGTCGACGCGGCGCTACCACGCACAGAGGAAGATCACGACCAGAGGAGGAGGTCCGCATGA
- a CDS encoding FadR/GntR family transcriptional regulator translates to MAVTDEAIEKIKAMIVSGELGPGDRLPPEKELSERLGLSRNSMREAVKALEVIRVLDVRRGDGTYVTSLEPHLLLEAITFVVDLHDDDSLLELFAVRRMLESQATGLAAGNASADEAAGLQDEVASVDPDTVSLDDLVAHDIRFHREIVRLTGNDYLASLIESLSSQTVRARIWRGLTEQNAVDRTLSEHRAIADAIAQHDSALATSLATAHIAGVERWLRQAAEA, encoded by the coding sequence ATGGCAGTCACTGATGAGGCGATCGAGAAGATCAAGGCGATGATCGTCTCCGGCGAGCTCGGCCCCGGCGATCGGCTGCCGCCGGAGAAGGAGCTCTCCGAGCGGCTCGGCCTCTCCCGCAACTCCATGCGCGAGGCGGTCAAGGCCCTCGAGGTCATCCGCGTGCTCGATGTGCGCCGCGGCGACGGCACCTATGTCACGAGCCTCGAGCCGCACCTGCTGCTCGAGGCGATCACGTTCGTCGTCGATCTGCACGACGACGACTCGCTGCTCGAGCTGTTCGCGGTCCGACGGATGCTGGAGTCGCAGGCGACGGGTCTCGCCGCCGGCAACGCCTCGGCGGACGAGGCCGCCGGGCTGCAGGACGAGGTCGCCTCCGTCGATCCCGACACGGTCTCGCTCGACGACCTCGTCGCTCACGACATCCGCTTCCACCGGGAGATCGTCCGGCTGACCGGCAACGACTACTTGGCGAGCCTCATCGAGAGCCTGAGCAGCCAGACCGTGCGGGCCCGGATCTGGCGCGGTCTCACCGAGCAGAACGCGGTCGACCGCACGCTCTCCGAGCATCGCGCGATCGCCGACGCGATCGCCCAGCACGACTCGGCGCTGGCGACGTCGCTGGCCACCGCGCACATCGCCGGCGTGGAGCGCTGGCTGCGCCAGGCGGCTGAGGCCTGA
- a CDS encoding ABC transporter permease: protein MIGSRTQGGTPLQETTTIDAPLDAPAPRTVPQHIMRFFGRGDGDVARVVILLLLVAVIGIVAPNFLTKASWLALSQTATVVAMLAIGQTFVIITGGIDLSVGAVMACSAVIGAVFMRDMFAAGMPDTAAILIGLVVMLVAGSVAGLLNGLVITLFKITPFIVTLGMLSVATGTMNLITGGIEVVGLPPALGTIGNTPLGGWITVPVLVTAAAAVIAALVLSRTRFGMRSYAIGSNSGAARRAGISVNGHLIRIYVLSGLLAGLAGFLLTSRFVNANPMAAQGMELLSIAAAVIGGASLMGGRGSIVGTLVGALIMSALQIGLIIAGVQSFWQSIAIGIITVAAVLGDQLRIKYSGERA from the coding sequence ATGATCGGCAGCCGGACGCAGGGCGGTACGCCGCTGCAGGAGACGACGACGATCGACGCGCCGCTGGACGCGCCGGCGCCCCGCACAGTGCCGCAGCACATCATGCGGTTCTTCGGCAGAGGGGACGGCGATGTCGCACGCGTCGTGATCCTGCTGCTGCTCGTGGCCGTTATCGGCATCGTCGCACCGAACTTCCTGACCAAGGCGAGCTGGCTCGCGCTCTCGCAGACCGCGACGGTCGTTGCCATGCTCGCCATCGGGCAGACATTCGTGATCATCACCGGCGGCATCGATCTCTCCGTGGGCGCGGTGATGGCCTGCTCCGCGGTGATCGGCGCAGTGTTCATGCGCGACATGTTTGCCGCAGGCATGCCAGACACTGCGGCGATCCTGATCGGGCTGGTGGTGATGCTCGTCGCAGGCAGCGTTGCGGGCCTCCTCAACGGACTGGTGATCACGCTCTTCAAGATCACCCCGTTCATCGTCACCCTCGGCATGCTCAGCGTCGCCACGGGGACGATGAACCTGATCACGGGCGGCATCGAGGTGGTCGGGCTGCCGCCGGCTCTCGGCACGATCGGAAACACCCCGCTGGGAGGCTGGATCACCGTACCCGTGCTCGTGACCGCAGCAGCCGCCGTCATCGCCGCGCTCGTGCTGTCCCGCACACGCTTCGGCATGCGGTCGTACGCGATTGGCAGCAACTCCGGAGCCGCGCGCCGTGCAGGCATCAGCGTCAACGGGCACCTGATCCGCATCTATGTGCTGTCCGGTCTGCTCGCGGGTCTCGCCGGCTTCCTGCTCACCAGCCGATTCGTGAACGCCAACCCGATGGCGGCGCAGGGCATGGAACTGCTCTCCATCGCGGCCGCTGTCATCGGCGGTGCCAGCCTGATGGGCGGGCGCGGATCGATCGTCGGCACTCTCGTCGGAGCTCTGATCATGTCGGCGCTGCAGATCGGCCTCATCATCGCCGGGGTGCAGTCGTTCTGGCAGTCGATCGCGATCGGCATCATCACCGTTGCTGCCGTTCTGGGGGACCAGCTCCGAATCAAGTACTCCGGCGAACGGGCCTGA
- a CDS encoding ATP-binding cassette domain-containing protein: protein MNGTDSAVLRAEGVAKHYGHVQALRGVDLEIRAGEVVGLVGDNGAGKSTLVGVLSGAISPTEGRMEFGGAEVSFNNPAHARSLGIETVYQDLALALEIPIWANLFLGREKRKRGIWGMFGGLDRRAMIAEAEQELLATRIRIGSVKARTSALSGGQRQAIAVARAVSQGSRLVLMDEPTAALGVEQQHRVGELVRSVAERGVPVMLISHNLPQVRELCDRVLVMYRGRIVADLDPRVESVETIISWITGAAVEDRA, encoded by the coding sequence ATGAACGGGACCGACAGTGCCGTCCTGCGCGCCGAAGGCGTCGCCAAACACTACGGCCACGTGCAGGCGCTCCGCGGTGTCGACTTGGAGATCAGGGCGGGAGAGGTCGTCGGACTCGTCGGAGACAACGGCGCAGGCAAGTCCACGCTGGTGGGGGTGCTCTCCGGAGCGATCTCCCCGACGGAGGGACGGATGGAGTTCGGGGGCGCCGAGGTCTCGTTCAACAACCCGGCGCACGCGCGCAGCCTCGGCATCGAGACCGTCTACCAAGACCTCGCGCTCGCGCTCGAGATACCCATCTGGGCGAACCTCTTCCTCGGGCGCGAGAAGCGCAAGCGCGGCATCTGGGGGATGTTCGGCGGGCTCGACCGCCGGGCAATGATCGCCGAGGCCGAGCAGGAGCTGCTGGCTACGCGGATCCGGATCGGATCGGTGAAGGCTCGCACCAGTGCTCTCTCGGGCGGGCAGCGCCAAGCCATCGCCGTCGCTCGTGCCGTCTCGCAGGGATCGCGGCTGGTCCTGATGGACGAGCCGACCGCGGCACTGGGCGTCGAGCAGCAGCACAGAGTGGGGGAACTGGTGCGTTCCGTGGCGGAGCGTGGCGTGCCCGTCATGCTCATCAGCCACAACCTGCCGCAGGTGCGGGAACTCTGCGATCGGGTACTCGTGATGTACCGGGGGCGCATCGTCGCCGACCTCGACCCCCGCGTGGAGAGCGTCGAGACCATCATCAGCTGGATCACAGGAGCAGCCGTGGAGGACCGGGCATGA
- a CDS encoding FGGY family carbohydrate kinase, producing MADVWLGLDLGTSSVKCIALDAGGDVVAAAQQRYRIDRPRPGWAEQDPQAWWLAVVGVIADVRSQLGGSRAVRAIGLAGQMHGVVLVDSAHSPVRPAIIWSDARAVTEVERWRRSPGDDVVERLTGFRSASGMAALSLAWLRAEEPAALGRARHAMQPKDFVRLRLTGDAALDPTDAGASLLFDLDSGAPAVPLLEAADIDDTLLPPVLPTLSAAGSLTVAAAEDLGLPVGIPIATGGETRR from the coding sequence ATGGCAGACGTGTGGCTGGGGCTGGACCTGGGCACGTCGAGTGTGAAGTGCATCGCCCTGGATGCCGGTGGCGACGTAGTCGCGGCCGCCCAGCAGCGCTACCGCATCGACCGGCCCCGCCCCGGCTGGGCGGAGCAGGATCCGCAGGCCTGGTGGCTGGCGGTGGTCGGCGTCATCGCCGACGTGCGCTCACAGCTCGGCGGATCCCGCGCGGTCCGAGCGATCGGCCTGGCCGGTCAGATGCACGGAGTCGTGCTCGTCGACTCCGCGCACAGCCCGGTGCGCCCGGCGATCATCTGGTCGGATGCCAGGGCCGTCACCGAGGTCGAGCGCTGGCGACGCTCGCCGGGCGACGATGTCGTGGAACGGCTCACGGGCTTCCGCAGCGCCAGTGGGATGGCCGCGCTGAGCCTCGCCTGGCTGCGCGCTGAGGAGCCGGCGGCGCTCGGCCGCGCTCGCCACGCGATGCAGCCGAAGGACTTCGTGAGGCTGCGGCTCACCGGTGATGCGGCGCTCGATCCCACCGACGCCGGAGCCTCGCTGCTGTTCGACCTCGACTCAGGTGCACCGGCCGTCCCGCTGCTGGAGGCCGCGGACATCGACGACACCCTGCTTCCGCCGGTGCTGCCCACGCTCTCCGCCGCAGGAAGCCTGACCGTCGCCGCGGCTGAGGACCTCGGACTGCCAGTCGGCATCCCGATCGCCACCGGCGGGGAGACCAGGCGATGA
- a CDS encoding ABC transporter substrate-binding protein produces MHVHRKTWRTTIAVLSIATLAALAGCSAGDASDGSGGSASDPGKEYRIALVPGMTTHSAYQTMYCGAKEAGKELGVTVDFQGANAWDPAQQLPVVQSMLATSPDALLLVPADSSALRPAVDQYLASDIPVITVDTGLENSDGLTAVISSDNVQGGAAAGEALGEAIGGKGTVAIISGVPGATTDVDRVKGLTQVLAEKYPDVKVLEPEYSRSVVATAESQVQALMLAHPDLAGVFGVNGNSATGAANAVVNAGRKGEIVVAGYDAEPGTVEQLRAGNITILVVQDFVQEGKLAVEYAYAALTGDEKKIETPKVLENIIATTENAEDPDISKYFYIEKCG; encoded by the coding sequence ATGCATGTACACCGCAAGACGTGGAGGACGACGATCGCCGTCCTCTCCATCGCCACGTTGGCAGCCCTTGCGGGCTGTTCGGCTGGCGACGCCTCCGATGGCTCAGGAGGCTCCGCATCAGATCCCGGCAAGGAGTACCGCATCGCCCTGGTCCCCGGGATGACCACCCACTCCGCCTACCAGACGATGTACTGCGGAGCGAAGGAGGCAGGGAAGGAGCTCGGCGTCACCGTCGACTTCCAGGGCGCCAACGCGTGGGACCCCGCGCAGCAGCTCCCCGTCGTGCAGTCGATGCTGGCGACTTCGCCCGATGCTCTGCTGCTCGTTCCGGCCGACTCGTCGGCGCTGCGACCGGCGGTCGATCAGTACCTGGCCTCGGACATCCCCGTCATCACAGTGGATACCGGACTGGAGAACTCTGACGGGCTCACCGCGGTGATCTCGTCCGACAACGTGCAGGGTGGTGCCGCCGCGGGTGAGGCGCTCGGCGAGGCGATCGGCGGCAAGGGCACCGTCGCGATCATCTCGGGCGTGCCCGGTGCGACCACGGATGTCGACCGGGTGAAGGGACTCACCCAAGTGCTGGCGGAGAAGTATCCCGATGTGAAGGTGCTCGAACCCGAGTACTCCCGCTCCGTCGTCGCCACAGCCGAGAGTCAGGTACAGGCCTTGATGCTCGCGCACCCCGATCTCGCGGGTGTCTTCGGCGTGAACGGCAACTCAGCGACCGGCGCAGCCAACGCTGTCGTCAATGCCGGCCGCAAGGGCGAGATCGTCGTTGCCGGCTACGACGCCGAGCCGGGTACGGTCGAGCAGCTGCGGGCGGGCAACATCACGATCCTCGTCGTGCAGGACTTCGTGCAGGAGGGCAAGCTCGCGGTCGAGTACGCCTATGCGGCGCTGACCGGGGACGAGAAGAAGATCGAGACGCCGAAGGTGCTGGAGAACATCATCGCCACCACCGAGAACGCTGAGGATCCCGACATCTCCAAGTACTTCTACATCGAGAAGTGCGGCTGA